A single window of Leptolyngbya ohadii IS1 DNA harbors:
- a CDS encoding polysaccharide biosynthesis tyrosine autokinase — MTPPFIKRYWIAVDRHKWVGIAGFLLIAGLSGVAAVLQPPPSETYVSEGILTYGTPPDTFSATGSALQQQGQAVTKEMLLSEQVINAAIQQLEAENVRLSPQILLRRTKVTVTGNESAAGSEGKSAPQALRIKVTYQDGSEARSQTVITALMQAMIDQSRQFNMQQLRRVIDNLNQLLPKVTGELRSAEGRLENYVRREGTAIDAAESGSLLTAITGSQQQQRQIRLALTGINAQLQSLQTRLGMTPEEAYLASALSADPIVADLRARIYQVESQQQIFAKTLRPDHPTMLELRDQLDVFEQQLQMRVGEVLGGNFRVNPLGDGRVGGAADRTQERSSIALQQIRQASSLDPARQALADTLVALATQQQTLQQQLTDLARSEQELRQEYAQIPNRQLEQQRLLQQVALKQAFYDQVQTRLADARLAQEETVGSLVVAEPPEAEAILEARLSGSVIVLLGGVLGVLVGGGLVMLLGMIDPTFYTPEDIQAALRQQEVPVLGILPLLPQDLEETELLPGSLPLVVANSPYLDRYERLRTALKRMGNETETQVILVTSTVSGEGKTVTAYNLAIAGARAGKKTLLIEADLRSPSHSACLNLPSAEPATKSAAYCQSTGQSTYQSTYQSTYYQPDRCIQPVLAIDHLFVVPSPAPQRYAVALLESPEMRQLIETAREQFDWVIVDTPALSRSSDALLLEPLTDGILLVARPGLTEEGILTETTQQFLESEDIQFFGVMINGADLALAEDEFTAEPSAVPIDALYPEVAQSEAAG; from the coding sequence ATGACTCCCCCCTTCATTAAGCGATACTGGATTGCTGTCGATCGGCATAAATGGGTTGGAATCGCCGGATTTTTGCTCATAGCAGGGCTTTCGGGTGTGGCGGCAGTGCTGCAACCTCCCCCTAGCGAAACCTATGTGTCTGAGGGCATTTTGACCTACGGAACACCGCCAGATACCTTTTCTGCAACTGGATCAGCCCTACAACAACAGGGGCAGGCAGTCACGAAAGAAATGCTGTTGTCGGAGCAGGTAATCAACGCGGCGATTCAGCAGCTCGAAGCCGAGAACGTTCGCCTTTCGCCCCAGATACTCCTGCGGCGCACGAAAGTCACTGTGACGGGCAACGAGTCTGCGGCTGGGAGTGAGGGCAAGTCAGCTCCTCAGGCTCTGCGGATCAAAGTCACTTACCAGGACGGCAGCGAAGCGCGATCGCAAACGGTGATTACAGCACTCATGCAAGCCATGATCGACCAGAGCCGTCAGTTTAATATGCAGCAGTTGCGGCGCGTGATCGACAACCTGAATCAGCTTTTGCCCAAGGTAACGGGAGAACTGCGATCGGCAGAAGGGCGGCTGGAAAACTATGTACGGCGGGAAGGAACGGCGATCGACGCAGCGGAAAGCGGCAGTTTGCTAACGGCAATTACGGGAAGCCAGCAGCAGCAGCGGCAAATTCGGCTTGCCCTCACGGGAATTAATGCCCAGCTGCAAAGCTTGCAGACCCGCCTGGGAATGACCCCCGAAGAGGCATATCTGGCTTCTGCCCTCAGTGCCGACCCGATCGTGGCAGACCTGCGGGCACGCATTTACCAGGTGGAATCCCAGCAGCAGATTTTCGCTAAAACCCTGCGCCCCGATCATCCTACGATGCTGGAACTCCGCGATCAGCTCGATGTCTTTGAACAGCAGCTTCAGATGCGGGTTGGGGAGGTACTGGGCGGAAATTTCCGGGTCAATCCCTTAGGAGACGGCAGGGTAGGTGGGGCAGCAGATAGAACACAGGAGCGATCGTCCATCGCGCTACAGCAAATTCGGCAGGCAAGCAGTCTAGATCCGGCGCGGCAGGCGTTAGCAGACACCCTGGTGGCACTGGCAACCCAGCAACAGACGCTTCAGCAGCAGTTAACCGACCTGGCGCGATCGGAACAGGAATTGCGGCAAGAGTACGCCCAGATTCCTAACCGACAGCTAGAACAGCAGCGACTTCTTCAGCAGGTCGCCCTCAAGCAAGCTTTCTATGATCAGGTACAGACAAGACTGGCGGATGCAAGGCTGGCACAGGAAGAAACGGTGGGCAGTTTAGTCGTTGCCGAGCCACCAGAAGCGGAGGCAATCCTGGAAGCCCGGTTGAGTGGCAGTGTGATTGTGCTGCTGGGCGGCGTCCTGGGAGTGCTGGTGGGCGGTGGACTGGTGATGCTGCTGGGCATGATTGATCCCACGTTCTACACCCCGGAGGATATTCAGGCAGCGTTGCGCCAGCAGGAAGTTCCCGTGTTGGGCATTTTGCCCTTGCTCCCCCAGGACTTGGAGGAGACAGAACTATTGCCTGGATCGCTCCCCCTGGTGGTGGCGAATTCGCCCTATCTCGATCGCTATGAGCGGCTGAGAACAGCGCTGAAGCGAATGGGCAATGAAACCGAAACGCAGGTTATTCTCGTCACCAGCACGGTGAGCGGTGAAGGCAAAACGGTCACGGCATACAATTTGGCAATCGCTGGAGCCAGGGCGGGCAAAAAAACGCTGCTGATTGAAGCGGATCTTCGATCGCCCTCCCACTCTGCCTGCCTGAATCTTCCCAGTGCTGAACCTGCTACAAAATCGGCAGCATATTGCCAGTCCACAGGTCAGTCCACGTATCAGTCCACGTATCAGTCCACGTACTATCAGCCCGATCGCTGTATTCAACCTGTTCTGGCGATCGATCACCTGTTTGTGGTGCCCAGTCCTGCTCCCCAGCGCTATGCCGTTGCCCTGCTGGAATCCCCTGAAATGCGCCAGCTCATCGAAACCGCACGGGAACAGTTTGATTGGGTGATTGTCGATACCCCTGCCTTGAGTCGATCGAGCGACGCCCTGCTGCTGGAACCCCTCACAGATGGCATTTTGCTGGTAGCGCGTCCTGGTTTGACGGAGGAAGGCATCCTGACCGAAACGACACAGCAGTTTCTTGAATCCGAGGACATTCAGTTTTTTGGCGTCATGATTAATGGGGCAGACCTTGCCCTAGCCGAAGACGAGTTCACTGCCGAACCATCAGCAGTGCCAATCGATGCCCTCTATCCAGAAGTGGCTCAGTCAGAAGCAGCGGGTTAA
- a CDS encoding PAS domain S-box protein, producing the protein MKPWSRKALIIFLILQIAVAVGLTGYGAWRDAGVRPQESLCQTAIDYRSLSAVIQCYPWAILLGLEMLIAVTATGVVAASIAIANRARQRAETDRQRVEAALRQNEWRWQRLNSFLPTVIYTLIRYPDGSSRLEYISAACEEIYEIDQVEFLVNPSLFWQSVHPEDVAAHQAAGDRSIRTLEPYSHEFRIITPSGKVKWLRASSQPELRRTGCVVWHGVVLDITDLKQTELKLRQQETFLRSIYEGVEEAIFVVDVLENGELRYASTNAAHQRLTGISLAQIQGKMPCELDVTEWEKVTQNYQNCVDRRSSLSYEEVVTIQGRETNWYTTLTPLLDGFDRVYRIIGTSLCIDELKKTELELRKVLQYIDLHFENSPLAIIEWDVDDRAVRWSKQAEQIFGWRADEVKGSPLREWKFVHEEDAELLNQLAKPLFQGQLPSFAILNRNYTKDGRIIACEWYNSSVFDEAGNLISVLSFVQDVTERQRTQKALHDSEARFQRIVDVAPSMIYIIVHYPNGVQRYEYVSSACRDILELEPQDLLDHTHLIYDHTHPDDRPELRRAVALSEERMEPLSHTWRWITPSGQCKWLECRSRPEQRNDGAIEWYGVLVDVTDRELAFAQLRDSEAAMAAVLKSVPDLIVRFNREGIQLEYHNGGSVSTLKHFDSGRPCSVYKILPEAIAHQRLELIHRAIATGEMQIHEYVLEIEGASRHEEARIVRNSSEDVFIFIRDITERMRIEAERKRAEADLQQAKEAAEAANRSKSLFLANMSHELRTPLNAILGFAQLLQRDPYLTTQQRDQLTVINRNGEHLLSLINEVLSVAKIEANQVTPNFSLVHLSLFLDRLAETFQPTIDRKGLTLRIDRSADLPPWIKTDEAKLRQILNNLLENAIKFTQSGQVQVGVAQGRSPDFLRFSVSDTGCGIAAAEMGKLFEAFIQTQSGRQSGQGSGLGLFICRRLVQLLGGEIWVNSQPGQGTTFEFEIQATAEQMEDRSLPLAQRVIGLAAGQPRYRILVVDDVATNRLFLVHLLEEVGFEVHQASTGSEAIAQWQQHQPHLIWLDLRLPELSGYEVAQQIRRAEGFSRPADGQTAYRGTDPLPQRSPRTILIAISASIFEEDQQRILAFGFNDSIGKPCSETLIFDMIAKYLPVEYEYSVPTIDGEIFADADAALFQDQVKATLLEMPQNWRQQLYSASVAGDDETALKLVEQLPEYQSAVKTLFTNLIGEFQLEKIMLWLESISP; encoded by the coding sequence ATGAAACCCTGGTCACGAAAAGCACTCATTATTTTCTTAATTCTCCAGATTGCGGTTGCAGTAGGGTTAACGGGATATGGGGCATGGCGCGATGCAGGGGTTCGCCCCCAGGAAAGCCTCTGTCAAACGGCGATCGATTATCGTTCTCTCTCTGCGGTAATTCAGTGCTACCCCTGGGCAATTTTGCTGGGTCTGGAGATGCTCATCGCAGTTACGGCAACGGGAGTCGTCGCTGCGTCGATCGCCATAGCAAACAGGGCAAGGCAGCGGGCTGAAACCGATCGCCAGCGGGTCGAAGCAGCTTTGCGGCAAAACGAATGGCGATGGCAGCGGCTTAACAGCTTTCTACCGACGGTAATCTATACGCTCATTCGCTATCCAGACGGCTCTTCCAGGCTGGAATATATCAGTGCTGCCTGCGAGGAAATTTATGAGATTGATCAGGTGGAGTTCTTGGTCAATCCCAGCCTTTTCTGGCAGTCGGTTCATCCTGAAGATGTGGCAGCCCATCAAGCGGCGGGGGATCGCAGCATTCGCACCCTGGAACCCTACTCCCATGAATTCCGTATCATCACGCCCTCTGGCAAGGTCAAGTGGCTCCGGGCTAGCTCTCAGCCAGAGCTGCGTCGTACGGGTTGTGTCGTCTGGCATGGCGTTGTCCTGGACATCACTGACCTGAAGCAGACCGAGCTGAAGTTACGTCAGCAGGAAACTTTCCTTCGTAGCATCTATGAGGGCGTTGAGGAAGCGATTTTTGTAGTGGATGTTCTGGAAAACGGCGAACTTCGCTATGCCTCTACCAATGCTGCTCATCAGCGGCTCACGGGCATTTCCTTGGCTCAGATTCAGGGCAAGATGCCCTGCGAACTAGACGTGACAGAATGGGAAAAAGTGACGCAGAATTACCAGAACTGTGTCGATCGCCGCAGCAGTTTGAGCTACGAGGAAGTCGTCACGATCCAGGGACGCGAAACAAACTGGTACACCACGCTAACCCCCCTGTTGGATGGGTTCGATCGCGTCTATCGCATTATTGGTACCAGTCTTTGTATTGATGAGCTGAAAAAGACCGAGCTAGAACTGCGGAAAGTCTTGCAGTATATCGACCTGCACTTTGAAAATTCGCCTCTTGCCATCATCGAATGGGATGTGGACGATCGCGCGGTTCGCTGGTCAAAACAGGCAGAGCAAATTTTTGGCTGGCGGGCGGATGAAGTCAAAGGTTCGCCGCTGCGGGAATGGAAGTTTGTCCATGAAGAGGACGCAGAGCTGCTGAATCAATTGGCAAAACCCCTATTCCAGGGACAGCTGCCCAGTTTCGCTATTCTAAACCGCAACTATACCAAGGATGGTCGAATCATTGCCTGCGAGTGGTACAACTCCTCGGTATTCGATGAGGCAGGTAACTTAATCTCCGTTCTTTCCTTTGTGCAGGATGTGACTGAACGGCAGCGAACCCAGAAAGCACTGCATGATAGTGAAGCCCGGTTTCAGCGCATTGTCGATGTTGCACCCAGCATGATCTATATCATCGTTCACTATCCGAACGGGGTACAGCGGTATGAGTATGTTAGCTCTGCCTGCCGCGATATTCTTGAACTGGAGCCGCAGGATTTACTGGATCATACCCATCTCATTTACGACCATACCCATCCAGACGATCGCCCTGAACTCCGCCGTGCGGTTGCCTTGAGCGAAGAGAGAATGGAACCCCTTAGCCATACCTGGCGGTGGATAACACCTTCTGGTCAGTGTAAGTGGCTGGAATGCCGTTCCCGACCAGAACAACGGAACGATGGGGCGATCGAGTGGTACGGTGTCTTGGTGGATGTCACCGATCGGGAACTAGCATTTGCCCAACTGCGGGACAGTGAAGCTGCGATGGCAGCCGTCCTGAAGTCTGTGCCCGATTTAATTGTGCGATTCAACCGCGAAGGGATTCAGCTGGAGTACCACAACGGCGGCAGTGTTTCTACTTTGAAGCACTTTGATTCGGGTCGTCCCTGCTCGGTCTACAAAATTTTGCCGGAAGCGATCGCCCATCAGCGGCTCGAACTGATTCATCGGGCAATTGCAACAGGGGAAATGCAAATTCACGAGTATGTGCTGGAGATTGAGGGTGCCTCCAGGCATGAAGAAGCCCGCATTGTCCGCAACAGCAGTGAGGATGTATTTATCTTTATTCGCGACATTACAGAGCGGATGCGAATTGAAGCGGAACGGAAACGTGCCGAGGCAGACTTACAGCAGGCAAAAGAAGCCGCAGAAGCCGCTAACCGCTCCAAGAGCCTATTCCTGGCAAACATGAGTCATGAACTGCGGACGCCCCTGAATGCGATCCTGGGGTTTGCCCAACTGCTTCAGCGCGATCCCTATCTCACGACTCAGCAGCGCGATCAGCTGACCGTTATTAACCGCAACGGTGAACACCTGCTCAGCCTGATTAATGAAGTGCTGTCCGTTGCCAAGATCGAAGCCAATCAAGTTACGCCCAATTTTAGTCTGGTTCATCTGTCCCTCTTCCTCGATCGTCTGGCGGAAACCTTCCAGCCCACGATCGACCGAAAAGGACTGACCCTGCGGATCGATCGATCGGCGGATTTACCTCCGTGGATTAAAACCGATGAGGCAAAACTTCGTCAGATCCTCAACAACCTGTTGGAGAACGCGATTAAATTCACCCAATCGGGACAGGTGCAGGTCGGCGTTGCCCAGGGGCGATCGCCAGATTTTCTCAGGTTCAGCGTGAGCGATACCGGATGCGGCATTGCAGCAGCAGAAATGGGCAAGCTGTTTGAGGCATTTATCCAAACCCAGTCGGGCAGGCAGTCGGGGCAGGGGTCGGGCTTGGGGCTGTTCATCTGTCGGCGGTTGGTTCAGCTTCTGGGCGGCGAGATTTGGGTGAATAGCCAGCCAGGACAGGGGACAACCTTCGAGTTTGAAATTCAGGCGACGGCGGAGCAGATGGAGGATCGTTCGCTCCCCCTGGCGCAACGAGTCATTGGGCTGGCTGCGGGTCAGCCCCGCTACCGGATTCTGGTTGTGGATGACGTGGCAACCAATCGACTATTTCTGGTGCATTTGCTAGAGGAAGTTGGGTTTGAGGTACATCAGGCGAGTACGGGTTCGGAGGCAATCGCCCAGTGGCAGCAGCACCAACCCCACCTGATCTGGCTGGATTTACGCTTACCTGAACTGAGCGGCTATGAAGTGGCTCAGCAAATTCGCAGAGCGGAAGGTTTTTCTCGCCCCGCAGACGGGCAAACTGCCTATAGGGGAACCGATCCATTGCCTCAGCGCAGCCCTCGAACCATTCTGATCGCAATTTCTGCCAGCATCTTCGAGGAAGATCAGCAGCGCATCCTTGCCTTTGGCTTCAATGATTCGATCGGTAAACCCTGCTCAGAAACGCTGATTTTTGACATGATTGCCAAGTACCTCCCTGTTGAGTATGAGTACAGTGTCCCGACGATCGATGGAGAAATTTTCGCGGATGCCGATGCTGCC